From Rhizobium favelukesii, the proteins below share one genomic window:
- a CDS encoding CmpA/NrtA family ABC transporter substrate-binding protein, with protein sequence MTSTHQITAGFLPLLDSALLVAAKEKGFAAEQEIDLTLVRERSWATIRDRLAVSHFDVAHILAPMPIACNLGLTAPAPRMIVPLALGLGGNAVTVSAGLWNEMAECGALPDLDARSSGLALRQVIDRRKGERLRFGVVHPYSGHNYELRYWLAASGIDPDRDVEIGILPPPDMADALTAGIIDGYCAGEPWNTLGVLHNRAHLATVKAAIWKSSPEKVLGVNSRWADGHPEALAALLQALYTASLWCADTGNHEELAHLLAKPAYVDRPAESLLPALAGLLHIGGGETLSIKDFFVPNAKAATFPWKSHALWFYTQMVRWGHIRHTTERQQIANDTYRPDIYRSALKSLGIAMPAASSKVEGALRLETPVGSSGALTLGPDGFFDGGLFDPDDVDGYIAIQSQS encoded by the coding sequence ATGACGAGCACACATCAGATCACCGCCGGCTTCCTGCCGCTTCTTGACAGCGCTCTTCTGGTCGCCGCCAAGGAAAAGGGCTTTGCGGCGGAACAGGAGATCGACCTCACGCTCGTACGCGAACGCTCTTGGGCGACGATTCGCGACCGACTTGCGGTTAGCCATTTCGACGTGGCGCATATTCTCGCTCCCATGCCGATCGCCTGCAATCTCGGGCTAACCGCACCGGCTCCGCGCATGATCGTGCCGCTGGCGCTTGGGCTTGGGGGTAACGCCGTGACCGTCTCCGCCGGTCTATGGAACGAAATGGCCGAATGCGGCGCCTTGCCCGATCTCGATGCTCGCTCCAGCGGCCTTGCTCTGCGGCAGGTCATCGATCGCCGCAAAGGCGAACGGCTTCGCTTTGGCGTCGTCCATCCCTATTCGGGCCATAATTACGAGCTGCGCTATTGGCTGGCCGCGAGCGGCATCGATCCCGACCGGGATGTGGAGATCGGCATTCTGCCTCCCCCTGATATGGCTGACGCGCTGACGGCCGGCATTATCGACGGCTACTGCGCCGGAGAGCCATGGAACACGCTCGGCGTGCTCCACAACCGCGCCCATCTGGCGACGGTGAAGGCCGCCATCTGGAAATCGAGCCCGGAAAAGGTCCTTGGCGTCAACAGCCGCTGGGCCGACGGCCACCCGGAGGCCTTGGCAGCTCTCCTGCAGGCTCTCTACACCGCCTCCCTCTGGTGCGCAGACACCGGCAATCACGAGGAGCTTGCCCACCTGCTGGCGAAGCCCGCCTATGTGGATCGACCCGCAGAAAGCCTGCTACCCGCATTGGCCGGTCTCCTGCACATCGGCGGAGGCGAGACGCTGAGCATCAAGGACTTTTTCGTCCCCAATGCCAAGGCGGCGACATTTCCATGGAAGAGCCACGCCCTGTGGTTTTATACACAGATGGTTCGCTGGGGACACATCCGGCACACGACAGAACGCCAGCAGATCGCCAACGACACCTACCGGCCCGACATCTACCGAAGCGCGCTGAAGAGCCTCGGCATTGCCATGCCGGCGGCAAGCTCCAAGGTGGAAGGCGCGCTCCGCCTCGAAACGCCCGTCGGCTCCAGCGGCGCCCTGACGCTCGGGCCGGACGGATTCTTCGACGGCGGCCTATTCGATCCGGATGACGTGGATGGCTACATCGCCATTCAGAGCCAATCCTAG
- a CDS encoding MFS transporter, translating into MSVIKNTQSMSAGEPAKALWMSTIAFTLCFAVWTIFAIIGIRIKEELGLNEAEFGLLIGTPVLTGSLVRIVLGIWTGRYGGRLVYTLTMLAAAVATFLLSYAHTYTQMLIAGLGVGLAGGSFAVGVAYVSPFFPAQKQGTALGIFGAGNVGAAVTKFAAPFVLIAWGWQAVAQIWAVGLALMAIVFWFTTTDDPAFRLRRERGVASKSLLQEFAPLKNAQVWRFSLYYFFAFGGFVALSLWLPRYLVGVYGFNLGVAGMVAAAYSIPGSIFRAFGGVLADKKGARSVMYAMFAVSAVATLILSLPAAGTGAALGITPVVFIVVIFALGFVMSLGKAAVYKHIPAYYPENVGAVGGIVGMMGGLGGFILPIAFGLLKDMTGLWSSCFMLLFAVVVVSLIWMHLSVKQLDRRGLSTQAVAAT; encoded by the coding sequence ATGTCTGTTATCAAGAATACGCAGTCCATGTCCGCCGGCGAACCAGCCAAAGCATTGTGGATGTCCACGATTGCCTTCACCCTCTGTTTTGCCGTTTGGACGATCTTCGCGATCATCGGCATTCGCATCAAGGAGGAACTCGGCCTGAATGAGGCCGAGTTCGGATTGCTCATCGGCACGCCTGTCCTAACCGGCTCGCTCGTGCGCATCGTCCTTGGCATCTGGACCGGCCGTTATGGCGGCCGCCTCGTCTACACGCTGACCATGCTGGCCGCCGCCGTGGCGACCTTCCTCCTCTCCTATGCCCACACCTATACGCAGATGCTGATCGCCGGCCTCGGCGTCGGGCTTGCCGGCGGTTCCTTCGCGGTCGGTGTCGCCTATGTCTCGCCTTTCTTTCCAGCGCAGAAGCAGGGAACGGCGCTCGGCATTTTCGGCGCCGGCAACGTCGGTGCGGCTGTGACCAAATTCGCAGCGCCTTTCGTCCTGATCGCCTGGGGCTGGCAGGCTGTTGCCCAGATCTGGGCCGTCGGCCTGGCGCTGATGGCGATCGTCTTCTGGTTCACCACGACAGATGATCCGGCCTTCCGTCTCCGCCGTGAGCGAGGCGTTGCCTCCAAGAGCCTGCTTCAGGAATTCGCACCGCTGAAGAACGCACAGGTCTGGCGCTTCTCGCTCTATTACTTCTTCGCTTTCGGTGGCTTCGTTGCCCTGTCGCTGTGGCTGCCCCGCTATCTGGTCGGCGTCTACGGCTTCAATCTGGGTGTCGCCGGGATGGTCGCGGCCGCCTATTCCATTCCGGGCAGCATTTTCCGCGCCTTCGGCGGCGTTCTCGCCGACAAGAAGGGCGCACGCAGCGTCATGTACGCAATGTTTGCCGTGTCAGCCGTCGCAACGCTCATCCTGTCGCTCCCGGCGGCCGGGACCGGCGCTGCTCTCGGGATCACGCCGGTTGTCTTCATCGTCGTCATCTTCGCCCTCGGCTTCGTCATGAGCCTCGGCAAGGCTGCCGTCTACAAGCATATCCCCGCCTACTACCCCGAAAACGTCGGGGCCGTCGGCGGCATCGTCGGCATGATGGGCGGCCTTGGCGGCTTCATCCTGCCCATCGCCTTCGGCCTGCTCAAGGACATGACCGGCCTCTGGTCGAGCTGTTTCATGCTGCTCTTTGCGGTCGTCGTGGTCTCGCTCATCTGGATGCACCTGTCGGTCAAGCAACTCGACCGCCGTGGGCTCTCCACACAAGCCGTCGCCGCCACCTGA
- a CDS encoding ANTAR domain-containing response regulator, which translates to MANRSSTPSDLNVLVIDENSIRASIIEVGLREAGYDNVTIIDDMNGLARRIMEINPDVIVIDIENPNRDMLESIFQISRAVKRPIAMFVDKSDEASIEAAVEAGVSAYIVDGLKQERVRPILKMAISRFNAFSRLNRELEETRGELENRKLIDRAKGLLMRSRGLSEDEAYALMRRTAMNQNRKIVEIAQSLITAASLLDPGTDA; encoded by the coding sequence GTGGCCAACCGTTCTTCCACGCCCAGCGACCTCAATGTGCTCGTCATCGACGAGAACAGCATCCGGGCGTCGATCATCGAGGTTGGGCTGCGCGAGGCGGGCTACGACAATGTCACGATCATCGACGACATGAACGGCCTTGCGAGGCGCATCATGGAGATCAACCCCGATGTCATCGTCATCGACATCGAGAACCCGAACCGCGACATGCTGGAAAGCATCTTCCAGATCTCGCGCGCGGTAAAACGCCCCATTGCAATGTTTGTCGACAAGTCCGACGAGGCTTCGATCGAAGCCGCCGTCGAGGCCGGCGTTTCCGCCTATATCGTCGACGGCCTAAAGCAGGAGCGTGTGCGCCCGATCCTCAAGATGGCGATCAGCCGTTTCAATGCCTTCTCGCGCCTGAACCGCGAGTTGGAGGAGACGCGCGGAGAACTGGAGAACCGCAAGCTGATCGACCGCGCGAAGGGATTGCTGATGCGATCCCGCGGGCTGTCGGAAGACGAGGCCTATGCGCTCATGCGGCGAACGGCCATGAACCAGAACAGGAAGATCGTCGAGATCGCCCAAAGCCTGATTACCGCCGCAAGCCTTCTGGACCCGGGAACCGACGCATGA
- a CDS encoding alpha/beta hydrolase, translated as MSSPLRPKPADQEHRIVHGAFADGSSWRKATEILERRGFHVTLVQEPLTSLADDIAATNRVLDLQDGPTLLVGHSYGGMVITEAGHNPHVNGLVYVAAFQPDKGDDLATLAGSKPPAGTSIKETKDGKYLYLDPSAYHADFAADVPKGEAAFLAQSQVFAAKEALTTKVGDPAWRTKKSWSIVSTEDRAINPELERTMAKRAGSLVTEIKSSHAVFASQPKKVADVIEKAAKEAGR; from the coding sequence GTGTCATCGCCGTTGCGGCCCAAGCCCGCAGATCAAGAACATCGTATCGTTCACGGCGCCTTCGCCGATGGGTCCAGCTGGCGCAAGGCTACCGAAATTTTGGAGCGGCGCGGCTTTCATGTCACGCTCGTGCAGGAACCTCTGACTTCCCTGGCCGACGATATCGCCGCAACGAACCGCGTGTTGGACCTGCAGGATGGGCCGACGCTATTGGTCGGCCACAGCTATGGCGGCATGGTCATTACCGAAGCGGGTCACAACCCGCACGTCAACGGGCTTGTTTATGTGGCAGCCTTCCAGCCTGACAAGGGCGACGATCTGGCCACCCTTGCCGGCTCAAAGCCACCGGCCGGAACAAGCATCAAGGAAACCAAGGACGGCAAATACCTTTATCTCGACCCAAGCGCATATCATGCCGATTTTGCCGCCGACGTCCCTAAGGGCGAAGCGGCCTTCCTCGCCCAGTCGCAGGTCTTTGCTGCCAAGGAGGCTCTGACCACGAAAGTCGGCGATCCCGCCTGGCGGACGAAAAAGAGCTGGTCGATCGTTTCGACAGAGGATCGCGCCATCAACCCCGAGTTGGAGCGGACGATGGCAAAACGCGCCGGCAGCCTGGTTACCGAGATCAAGTCCAGTCATGCCGTCTTCGCATCACAGCCCAAGAAGGTCGCCGACGTGATCGAGAAGGCGGCCAAGGAAGCTGGCAGATAA